From the Hyphomicrobium sp. ghe19 genome, one window contains:
- a CDS encoding DUF3617 family protein — MLKFLVAVGLGLSALAATDACAEEPPVRKAGRWQLTSVSESIGMKTFETCITEADSVVGGKQCHVASIKRLADETYVDVVCTSDGGTEKLSTVYTGDFTTWYRAMSKITFDPPQDGVPHMGVTVDGKYLGPECRSASATDGQ, encoded by the coding sequence ATGCTGAAGTTTCTGGTTGCCGTGGGGCTAGGTCTCAGCGCATTGGCGGCGACGGACGCCTGCGCCGAGGAACCTCCCGTGCGCAAAGCAGGACGCTGGCAATTGACCTCCGTCTCCGAAAGCATCGGAATGAAGACGTTCGAGACTTGCATTACAGAAGCCGATAGCGTCGTGGGTGGCAAACAGTGCCACGTCGCCAGCATCAAGCGGCTCGCCGACGAAACTTATGTCGATGTCGTTTGCACATCAGATGGCGGCACCGAAAAGCTAAGCACGGTGTACACCGGGGATTTCACGACGTGGTATCGCGCGATGTCGAAGATCACCTTCGATCCTCCGCAGGATGGCGTTCCTCATATGGGCGTAACCGTCGACGGGAAGTACCTGGGACCAGAGTGCCGTTCCGCATCTGCAACCGACGGGCAGTGA
- a CDS encoding TonB family protein has translation MSVLIHASIGRLMLPSLQKFSTDALDLGQGNDILLVEPGIATEGVIKLGDATETVKILPLRPPPQSEEVKPDELPDVIASDASSVEASVGNTQEPPAPSQSDVVQIKEQVPPQAAVFTEESSGPAKTGADPKAVGLYLGQIYKHLERAKVSAPSRRSGTVVMRFTIGLDGKVLSREVVSGSGFKILDDAAAAALDRAAPFPPIPPKVSLKPISLEQQFTFEAKLMRGRSPH, from the coding sequence ATGTCTGTGCTGATCCACGCCTCGATCGGCAGATTAATGCTACCTTCGTTGCAGAAATTCAGCACGGATGCGCTCGACCTTGGTCAAGGGAACGATATCTTGCTTGTCGAGCCAGGCATCGCGACCGAGGGCGTAATAAAGCTCGGCGATGCAACTGAGACGGTCAAAATCTTGCCGCTTCGCCCACCGCCGCAGTCGGAGGAGGTAAAGCCGGACGAGCTGCCCGACGTCATTGCTTCGGATGCGAGCAGTGTGGAGGCAAGCGTGGGCAACACGCAAGAACCGCCGGCGCCGTCCCAATCAGATGTGGTGCAGATCAAGGAGCAGGTTCCGCCACAAGCTGCAGTCTTCACTGAGGAGAGTTCCGGGCCAGCGAAGACGGGCGCAGATCCGAAAGCGGTCGGTCTTTACCTTGGCCAGATCTACAAACACCTCGAGCGCGCGAAAGTGAGCGCACCGTCGCGGCGGTCTGGAACTGTCGTCATGCGCTTTACTATCGGTCTCGACGGCAAGGTCTTATCGCGAGAGGTCGTATCGGGCTCGGGCTTCAAAATACTCGACGATGCAGCTGCAGCCGCGCTCGACCGGGCGGCACCATTTCCTCCGATTCCGCCAAAAGTCAGCCTAAAGCCCATCTCCCTTGAGCAACAATTTACATTTGAGGCGAAGTTGATGAGAGGAAGATCGCCTCACTGA
- a CDS encoding EF-hand domain-containing protein has protein sequence MKVKLLSAAALMAVAGVMCLNHASPVLAASASLTAIDPDNDGTVDVPEAKAAAAKIFTSLDPDKDGTLDAKELTGRADAASLKAADPDNDGTLDQKEYETLVITRFKAADPDNDGTLDDKELATDAGKSFLLLVE, from the coding sequence ATGAAAGTGAAGTTGCTGAGCGCAGCCGCGCTGATGGCCGTTGCTGGGGTTATGTGCCTTAACCACGCGAGCCCGGTTTTGGCGGCTTCGGCGTCACTCACCGCAATCGATCCAGACAACGACGGCACGGTTGATGTTCCTGAGGCAAAAGCCGCAGCGGCGAAGATTTTCACATCGCTCGACCCGGACAAAGACGGCACTTTGGATGCCAAGGAATTGACTGGCCGCGCCGATGCGGCCAGCCTCAAAGCAGCTGACCCCGACAACGACGGAACTCTCGATCAAAAGGAATACGAAACACTTGTCATAACGCGGTTCAAGGCGGCTGATCCCGACAACGACGGCACTCTTGACGACAAAGAGCTCGCAACCGACGCCGGGAAATCATTCCTGCTCTTGGTGGAATAG
- a CDS encoding TonB-dependent receptor: MAEPTASEAGAAPQAVFAYPAPPSDVKVSPLSGSEVPIGKIPYSVTPLTSAAFDRDHSVNVQDTLNSRVPGVVIDDLQGNAFQTGVQYRGFEASPVNGLPQGLAVYQNGVRINEAFGDTVNWDFIPANAIADLTVMSSNPIFGLNAIGGAINLTMKDGFNFHGADIDTRFGSFGRKQVSAEAGMQSGNWAAYGAFEAINDDGFRDFSGAEERRGYADLGVKGDGAEFHFNFTGATGEVGVTAAVPEELLDFGGRSRTFTSPQITDNEMEMYSFNGVVQATPTLSFSGVTYYRHFKQSHIDGNISEFEPCDAGLCTEDGAPLYAVGAIGVPIDPSQYGVLGSIDKTGQNADSFGVSLQATEKSRLLGHRNQFIIGSSYDRGHVAYQASSQLGTFLPKYVVAGTGPTLTGDPNAADPDLDGSEVTPRSLTTLNDYFGIYALDAFDVTDQLTVTVGGRFNYARVQIINTGDPSLDVLNGVNEYNRFNPSAGFTYTITPTMSFYGGYSEANRAATASEIACSDPENPCIIESALASDPPLKQVVTRTWELGLRGQDISWTGHERWDWSIGWFRALNDDDIIQIADSQQGRGYFANAGVTQRQGIDAAISYRNDRLFAYASYSYVDATFQSTNIIPSENNPKVETECEDFGIHPDDDDQLCLKISPGNRMPGIPRHRFKAGFDYKLTPKWIFGADLIAASDQIFYGDEGNLDKPLGGYAKVNLHSSYDITNHIQVYGLVENLFDQQYGIYGTYFNTGLAQTAGPGESGTGGPDPSLKGLVYDPNNARTITPAIPFAAYGGLKVKF, translated from the coding sequence ATGGCAGAGCCGACAGCGTCCGAGGCAGGCGCCGCTCCGCAGGCTGTCTTTGCCTACCCCGCGCCTCCGTCAGATGTAAAAGTATCTCCGCTGTCAGGCAGCGAAGTGCCGATCGGAAAAATTCCTTACAGCGTAACGCCCCTTACGTCCGCCGCCTTCGATCGCGATCATTCCGTCAATGTGCAGGATACGCTGAACAGCCGTGTTCCAGGCGTGGTCATAGACGACTTGCAAGGGAACGCCTTCCAGACCGGCGTCCAGTATCGCGGTTTCGAAGCGTCGCCCGTCAATGGACTGCCGCAGGGGCTTGCCGTCTATCAAAACGGTGTTCGCATCAACGAAGCGTTCGGCGATACCGTAAACTGGGATTTCATTCCAGCTAACGCGATCGCTGATCTTACCGTGATGAGCAGCAATCCGATCTTCGGCCTCAATGCGATCGGCGGCGCGATCAATCTCACGATGAAGGACGGCTTCAATTTCCATGGCGCCGACATCGATACCCGCTTCGGATCGTTCGGACGTAAACAGGTGAGCGCCGAGGCCGGCATGCAGAGCGGCAACTGGGCCGCCTATGGCGCATTCGAAGCGATCAACGATGATGGGTTCCGCGATTTCTCCGGCGCTGAAGAGCGGCGCGGATATGCGGACCTTGGCGTCAAGGGAGATGGCGCCGAGTTTCACTTCAATTTCACCGGCGCGACAGGAGAAGTCGGCGTGACGGCAGCGGTGCCGGAAGAGCTATTGGATTTTGGCGGACGTTCGCGGACCTTCACGTCGCCGCAGATCACCGACAACGAGATGGAGATGTACTCCTTCAACGGCGTTGTTCAGGCGACCCCGACGCTATCGTTCTCCGGCGTGACCTACTACCGGCATTTCAAGCAGAGCCACATCGACGGCAATATTTCAGAATTCGAACCCTGCGACGCCGGTCTGTGCACGGAGGACGGCGCTCCGCTATACGCGGTCGGCGCGATCGGGGTGCCCATCGACCCCTCGCAGTATGGCGTTCTAGGGTCGATCGATAAGACTGGTCAGAATGCAGACAGCTTTGGCGTCTCTCTGCAAGCGACAGAGAAGTCCCGGCTGCTCGGGCACAGAAACCAGTTCATCATCGGTTCGAGTTATGATCGCGGCCATGTCGCCTATCAAGCATCGAGCCAACTCGGTACATTCCTGCCGAAGTACGTCGTTGCCGGAACCGGTCCGACGCTTACGGGGGATCCGAATGCAGCTGATCCGGATCTCGACGGCTCCGAAGTTACGCCGCGGTCGCTGACCACACTCAATGACTACTTCGGCATCTATGCGCTCGATGCCTTCGACGTTACGGACCAGTTGACGGTCACGGTCGGCGGCCGGTTCAACTATGCGCGCGTTCAAATCATCAACACCGGAGACCCTTCCCTCGACGTGTTGAACGGTGTCAACGAATATAACCGGTTCAACCCGTCCGCCGGGTTCACTTATACGATCACGCCGACGATGTCGTTCTACGGCGGATATTCCGAGGCCAACCGCGCAGCGACCGCTTCAGAGATCGCCTGCTCGGATCCCGAAAATCCGTGCATCATCGAAAGCGCCCTCGCATCCGATCCGCCGTTGAAGCAAGTTGTCACGAGAACATGGGAGCTCGGCCTCCGCGGTCAGGACATTTCTTGGACCGGTCATGAGAGATGGGATTGGAGCATCGGCTGGTTCCGTGCCTTGAACGACGACGACATCATTCAGATCGCCGATTCACAACAGGGCCGCGGTTACTTCGCGAATGCCGGCGTAACGCAACGGCAGGGCATAGATGCGGCCATTTCATACCGCAACGACCGCCTTTTTGCCTACGCAAGCTACAGCTACGTCGATGCTACGTTCCAATCGACGAACATCATCCCGTCCGAGAACAATCCCAAGGTCGAAACGGAATGCGAGGATTTCGGTATTCATCCCGACGATGACGACCAACTCTGCCTCAAGATCAGCCCTGGCAACCGTATGCCGGGCATCCCGCGGCACCGGTTCAAGGCGGGCTTTGATTACAAGCTCACACCGAAATGGATTTTCGGCGCCGACTTGATTGCAGCCAGCGACCAGATTTTCTACGGCGACGAAGGCAATCTGGATAAGCCGCTTGGCGGCTACGCCAAAGTTAATCTGCACTCATCCTACGACATCACCAATCACATCCAAGTCTACGGCTTGGTTGAGAACCTGTTCGACCAGCAGTACGGAATTTACGGCACGTACTTCAATACCGGGCTGGCACAGACTGCGGGTCCTGGAGAAAGCGGAACCGGCGGACCAGATCCATCTCTGAAGGGCCTTGTCTACGATCCCAACAATGCGCGGACGATCACACCAGCAATTCCCTTCGCGGCATATGGCGGCTTGAAAGTGAAGTTCTAG
- a CDS encoding PQQ-dependent catabolism-associated beta-propeller protein, giving the protein MNTLQTRLLVASLMFGIAPSAFADKIFVSNEKDNTVTVIDSDTLKIIKSIPTGKRPRGIVITPDYKELIVCVGDDNRLDVIDTEKLEVVKSYAASGPDPELLDVNHKGDRIYVANEDDGLVTVMDRATGLAIAEVPVGVEPEGMAVSPDDALIVNTSEQTSMAHFIDAKTNQVLANILVDTRPREATFTKDGGEVWVSAEVGGTVAIIDTKTFEIKKKLAFDVPGIRPELMQPIGIRFTFDGKTAFVALGPSNRVAVVDAATHEVKSYILVGQRPWHLALKPDGTKLYVANGMTNDVTVIDVATLKAEKSIPVGRLPWGVTVKPEIK; this is encoded by the coding sequence ATGAATACACTTCAGACGCGGCTTCTGGTCGCTTCACTGATGTTCGGCATCGCGCCCTCGGCCTTTGCGGACAAGATTTTTGTCTCCAACGAGAAGGACAACACGGTAACAGTCATCGACAGTGATACGCTGAAAATCATCAAGAGCATCCCGACGGGGAAGCGACCGCGCGGCATCGTCATCACGCCGGATTATAAAGAACTCATCGTTTGCGTTGGCGACGACAACAGGCTCGACGTCATCGACACGGAAAAGTTGGAGGTCGTGAAGTCCTACGCTGCTTCTGGCCCGGATCCGGAGCTCCTGGACGTCAATCACAAGGGCGATCGCATCTATGTCGCGAATGAGGACGACGGCTTGGTCACCGTCATGGATCGCGCCACGGGCCTGGCGATTGCAGAAGTGCCCGTTGGCGTGGAGCCCGAAGGGATGGCCGTTTCTCCGGACGACGCGTTGATCGTCAACACGTCCGAGCAGACGAGCATGGCACACTTCATCGATGCCAAGACCAATCAAGTGCTCGCAAACATTCTCGTCGATACGCGACCGAGAGAAGCGACGTTCACAAAAGACGGAGGCGAAGTCTGGGTTTCAGCGGAAGTTGGCGGCACCGTCGCGATCATCGATACCAAGACGTTCGAGATCAAAAAGAAGTTGGCGTTCGACGTTCCCGGCATTCGGCCCGAACTCATGCAGCCGATCGGAATCAGATTTACGTTTGACGGCAAGACGGCATTCGTCGCGCTCGGGCCGTCCAACAGAGTGGCCGTCGTTGACGCGGCAACGCACGAGGTCAAGAGCTATATTCTTGTCGGTCAACGGCCATGGCATCTCGCTTTGAAACCCGATGGAACCAAGCTCTACGTTGCCAATGGCATGACGAACGACGTGACCGTCATCGACGTCGCAACACTGAAGGCTGAAAAGTCCATCCCCGTTGGACGCTTGCCTTGGGGCGTTACAGTGAAGCCTGAAATCAAATGA
- a CDS encoding ABC transporter substrate-binding protein: MRIRCLPWLLPFILTSVAGANPSPPATLQVEIGYLGRNYPEPLPISLVEPVITDQGIQGARLGVGDNLATGRFLGQSYHFDEKITPNEGDIVAAAKELLQKTHLIVADLEPDDLLRVADLPEARDAIIINARASEDELRGKDCRHNVFHVAPSWAMRADALAQYMTWKRWKLWFLLRGAAKEDVQYADAMKRAAKKFGNAIVEERTITFDPGNRRSETGHQQIQTQIPMLTQSPPPHDIVFVADNDETFGDYLMWRTSVPKPVAGTHGLVAVAWHRAYEQYGGIQLQNRFKAMTKRQMTERDYMAWLAVRIFGEAVTRSQKTDATGWRAYLLSKDFQVAGFKGQAMSFRTWDRQLRQPIILSGPRSLVSMSPQDGFLHQKYLTDTLGVDEPETACKQQG, from the coding sequence ATGCGTATCCGATGTTTGCCTTGGCTGCTGCCGTTCATTTTGACGTCTGTGGCCGGAGCTAACCCTTCGCCGCCGGCCACACTTCAGGTAGAAATTGGCTATCTTGGCCGGAATTATCCCGAGCCTCTGCCCATCTCCCTCGTCGAGCCGGTCATCACCGATCAGGGCATTCAAGGTGCCCGGCTCGGAGTCGGGGACAACCTCGCAACCGGGCGCTTTCTCGGACAATCCTATCATTTCGATGAAAAGATCACACCCAACGAGGGCGACATCGTCGCCGCTGCCAAAGAGCTTCTGCAAAAGACGCACCTGATCGTAGCCGATCTCGAGCCGGACGATCTCCTCCGCGTTGCCGATCTCCCTGAAGCGCGCGACGCAATCATTATCAACGCGCGCGCGAGCGAGGATGAGCTTCGCGGCAAGGACTGCCGGCACAACGTCTTTCATGTTGCCCCGAGCTGGGCCATGCGCGCCGATGCGTTGGCGCAATACATGACATGGAAGCGTTGGAAGCTGTGGTTCCTCCTACGAGGCGCGGCCAAGGAAGACGTTCAATACGCCGACGCGATGAAACGCGCCGCCAAGAAATTCGGCAACGCGATCGTTGAAGAGCGGACCATCACTTTCGATCCGGGCAACCGCCGCTCCGAGACGGGCCATCAGCAAATTCAAACTCAGATCCCTATGCTGACCCAGTCTCCGCCACCGCACGACATCGTCTTCGTCGCCGATAATGACGAAACGTTTGGGGACTATCTGATGTGGCGGACGTCGGTCCCGAAGCCGGTCGCCGGAACGCATGGACTCGTCGCGGTGGCCTGGCATCGAGCCTATGAGCAATACGGCGGAATCCAACTGCAGAACCGCTTCAAGGCAATGACGAAGCGGCAAATGACCGAGCGTGACTACATGGCGTGGCTGGCAGTTCGCATTTTCGGAGAGGCTGTGACGCGATCGCAGAAAACCGATGCCACAGGCTGGCGCGCCTATCTGCTGTCGAAAGATTTTCAGGTGGCTGGCTTCAAAGGTCAAGCCATGTCGTTCCGAACGTGGGATCGGCAATTGCGCCAGCCGATCATCCTAAGCGGTCCGCGTTCGCTTGTGTCGATGTCGCCACAGGACGGGTTTCTTCACCAGAAGTATCTGACTGACACACTTGGCGTCGATGAGCCCGAAACGGCGTGCAAGCAGCAAGGCTGA
- a CDS encoding quinoprotein dehydrogenase-associated putative ABC transporter substrate-binding protein has protein sequence MRGLKLFLSCTLVAIAATPAWSRDLTYLKSKPFDQLTSAELSAAKEEAKKLQLTRLVACADPGNMPLSDNKREGFENKIAAAVGHKLGVDITFFWRPYIERGLTRETFDNNECQILLGMPTDYPNLLTTMPVYRSTYVLAYRSDSGIDIKSMEDPMLHQLKVGVFQHSAMRDVLAEHGIKENVDLQIVSVDADLEPEQQPWRQVQRVVDKKIDIAAVWGPFAGWLKKKGEPLTIQPVNMMVDTTPVEFSLGWGVQNTDVVLKLKIDMAMEDAKDEIAQILADYGVPLVKCSNCIVEGTLPSRGIIQEQQGQSYEQRYLTVQKTRERSADASPDQVVTRQRLEAWLKDGVDVNTELMNAVVGADAERVKFLIEKGADANKRDKLGALPLGAAASIRRTDIMQVLLDAGAKPDATDSDDMTALEHAINVNHVPSIELLAKHGADIEKGTEKGYTALEVALSNGNFFAAKALMDAGAKVNVAGGPEKVTPLMVCATQLQPQQRLNQLARGPTPLALAEELIKKGADVNAASADGVTALMIAAAQNNAPMIGLLLRSGADPKKKSSAGKTAIDIASDASNQAAMGALKFLTGSGSGMSGSEAKTTQ, from the coding sequence ATGCGTGGCCTCAAGCTCTTTCTCTCCTGTACCTTAGTCGCGATTGCGGCAACTCCCGCGTGGTCGCGCGACCTGACATATCTAAAATCGAAGCCGTTCGATCAGCTGACTTCCGCAGAGCTATCGGCAGCGAAGGAAGAAGCGAAGAAATTGCAATTGACCAGGCTCGTCGCATGCGCCGACCCCGGAAACATGCCGCTCTCCGACAACAAGCGCGAGGGCTTCGAGAATAAGATCGCGGCAGCCGTCGGACATAAACTTGGCGTCGACATCACGTTCTTCTGGCGGCCCTACATCGAGCGCGGCCTCACGCGTGAGACGTTCGACAATAACGAATGCCAAATCCTCCTCGGCATGCCGACCGATTATCCAAATCTTCTGACGACGATGCCCGTGTATCGCTCGACCTATGTTCTTGCATATCGTTCGGACAGCGGCATCGATATCAAAAGCATGGAAGATCCGATGCTCCATCAGCTCAAGGTCGGTGTCTTCCAGCATTCCGCAATGCGCGACGTTCTCGCCGAGCATGGGATCAAGGAAAACGTCGATCTGCAGATCGTCAGCGTCGATGCCGATCTCGAACCTGAGCAGCAGCCGTGGCGGCAAGTCCAGCGCGTCGTCGACAAGAAGATCGACATCGCCGCCGTATGGGGCCCGTTTGCGGGGTGGCTGAAGAAAAAGGGCGAGCCGCTCACCATCCAGCCCGTCAACATGATGGTCGATACGACGCCTGTCGAGTTCTCCTTGGGTTGGGGCGTACAAAACACGGACGTAGTTCTGAAACTCAAGATCGACATGGCCATGGAAGACGCCAAGGACGAGATCGCTCAAATCCTCGCCGATTACGGCGTGCCGCTTGTCAAATGCTCGAACTGCATCGTCGAGGGAACTCTTCCATCCCGCGGCATCATTCAAGAGCAGCAAGGCCAATCCTACGAGCAACGCTACCTCACCGTTCAAAAAACGAGAGAGCGCAGCGCCGACGCATCGCCCGATCAGGTCGTCACGCGACAGCGATTGGAGGCATGGCTCAAGGACGGCGTCGACGTCAACACAGAACTCATGAACGCGGTTGTCGGCGCCGACGCCGAACGTGTGAAGTTCCTCATCGAAAAGGGTGCTGACGCCAACAAGCGCGATAAGCTTGGGGCGTTACCTCTGGGCGCCGCGGCGAGTATCCGAAGAACGGACATCATGCAGGTCTTGCTGGATGCTGGTGCCAAGCCGGACGCGACGGATAGCGATGATATGACGGCTCTCGAGCATGCCATCAACGTCAATCACGTGCCATCGATTGAGCTCTTGGCAAAACACGGCGCCGATATCGAGAAGGGCACGGAGAAGGGCTACACAGCTCTGGAGGTCGCTCTCTCTAATGGAAATTTCTTCGCCGCGAAGGCGCTGATGGATGCCGGTGCCAAGGTCAACGTAGCTGGCGGTCCGGAGAAGGTCACGCCGCTGATGGTTTGCGCAACGCAATTGCAGCCGCAGCAGCGGCTGAACCAGCTTGCGCGCGGTCCGACGCCGCTCGCTCTCGCGGAGGAACTCATTAAAAAAGGCGCTGATGTTAATGCCGCTTCCGCTGATGGCGTTACGGCCTTGATGATCGCAGCGGCACAGAACAATGCGCCGATGATCGGCCTATTGTTACGTTCGGGCGCAGATCCGAAAAAGAAATCCTCAGCGGGAAAAACTGCCATCGACATTGCTTCTGACGCGAGCAATCAAGCCGCAATGGGTGCGTTGAAATTCTTGACCGGATCGGGGTCCGGAATGTCAGGCAGCGAAGCAAAAACGACTCAGTGA
- a CDS encoding PQQ-dependent dehydrogenase, methanol/ethanol family: protein MSFRKSFLLAGGLAVALLCGAAVPSFANEQIEQEAKNPDLWPAPGRDNQLTRHSPLADINTGNIDKLQLAWSQSTGALRGHEGQPIVVIHNGKPMMYFSSGCPNMAQCNILQALDLTDPDNPVQVWNYVKKTDRDETAVPRACCDTVHRGVNYADGKVIYHTLDGFVIALDATTGKEVWVVKHAYPEKGETITGPTLIAENLVIAGFGGDEFAARGRLTAYDIKTGKVVWKCHSNGPDKDVCMTPETNKAHPEYGTAGSDIGVSSYPSTNGGEWKIGGGSYWAWGSYDPKRKLVYWSTGNPGHWSPSYRCGAKTHEECNNGKWDNKWSMTIFARHVEDGSVAWAYQMTPFDQWDYDGVNENILVDNLDIDGKKQDVLVHFDRNGFNYVLNRDDGTLLRANKFVTVNWAEKVDLKTGRPIKVYEHSPFERHRNVQACPSAMGGKDQQPCSVDPKEPNKFYCPTNNWCMEDEPQDRTHTQQGTVYVFANVYMYPEKPGITGKIKKFDIVTGTADWEIPDPYPNWSGTLNTDGGLMFYGSNSGHFRAVDRNTGKVVWERKLASGIIGNPIAYKVDGKEYISVFQGLGGWIGIPVTAGLDMDDKFGAIGATAMAKAAGLDKIPQGGVLSTFRVYP from the coding sequence ATGAGCTTCAGGAAATCATTCCTGTTGGCGGGCGGGCTTGCGGTGGCGCTCCTATGCGGCGCGGCAGTGCCAAGCTTTGCCAACGAGCAGATCGAACAAGAGGCGAAAAACCCGGACCTATGGCCTGCGCCGGGTCGCGATAATCAGCTGACCCGCCACTCGCCACTTGCCGATATCAACACCGGCAACATCGACAAACTGCAGCTCGCGTGGTCGCAATCGACCGGTGCACTGCGGGGCCACGAAGGTCAGCCGATTGTCGTCATCCATAACGGCAAGCCGATGATGTATTTCTCGTCCGGCTGCCCGAACATGGCACAGTGCAATATTCTGCAGGCTCTCGACCTGACCGATCCCGACAACCCCGTCCAGGTCTGGAACTACGTCAAGAAGACCGACCGCGACGAAACCGCCGTGCCGCGCGCCTGCTGCGATACGGTTCATCGCGGCGTCAACTATGCGGATGGCAAAGTCATCTATCATACACTCGACGGATTCGTGATCGCGCTCGATGCGACGACGGGCAAGGAAGTCTGGGTCGTCAAACACGCTTATCCCGAAAAAGGCGAAACGATCACCGGCCCGACATTGATCGCTGAGAACCTCGTTATCGCGGGCTTCGGCGGCGACGAGTTCGCAGCTCGCGGACGATTGACGGCATACGACATCAAGACCGGCAAGGTTGTGTGGAAGTGCCACTCGAACGGTCCCGACAAAGACGTCTGCATGACGCCCGAAACGAACAAGGCGCATCCGGAATACGGCACAGCCGGCTCCGATATCGGCGTCTCGAGCTATCCTTCGACGAACGGCGGCGAATGGAAGATCGGCGGCGGCTCATACTGGGCGTGGGGCAGCTACGATCCCAAACGCAAGCTCGTCTACTGGTCGACAGGCAACCCCGGTCATTGGAGCCCGTCCTATCGCTGCGGCGCCAAGACTCACGAAGAGTGCAACAACGGCAAGTGGGACAACAAGTGGTCGATGACCATCTTCGCCCGCCACGTTGAAGACGGCTCCGTCGCCTGGGCCTACCAGATGACACCGTTCGATCAGTGGGACTACGACGGCGTCAACGAGAACATCCTTGTCGACAACCTCGATATCGATGGCAAGAAGCAGGACGTCCTCGTTCACTTCGACCGCAACGGCTTCAACTACGTTCTCAATCGCGACGACGGCACGCTGCTGCGCGCCAACAAGTTCGTGACCGTGAACTGGGCCGAGAAAGTCGACCTCAAGACCGGCCGTCCGATTAAGGTCTACGAGCACTCACCGTTCGAGCGTCATCGCAACGTCCAGGCTTGCCCGTCAGCGATGGGCGGCAAGGATCAGCAGCCGTGCTCGGTCGATCCGAAAGAGCCGAACAAGTTCTATTGCCCGACCAACAACTGGTGCATGGAAGACGAACCGCAGGATCGCACGCATACCCAACAGGGCACCGTGTACGTCTTCGCCAACGTCTACATGTATCCGGAGAAGCCCGGCATTACCGGCAAGATCAAGAAGTTCGACATCGTGACGGGTACGGCGGACTGGGAGATTCCTGATCCCTATCCGAATTGGTCCGGCACGCTCAACACCGATGGCGGACTGATGTTCTACGGTTCGAACAGCGGCCACTTCCGTGCCGTCGATCGCAACACCGGTAAGGTTGTCTGGGAACGCAAGCTTGCTTCCGGCATCATCGGGAATCCGATCGCTTACAAAGTGGACGGCAAGGAATACATCTCCGTCTTCCAGGGTCTCGGTGGCTGGATCGGCATCCCGGTCACTGCAGGCCTAGACATGGACGACAAGTTCGGCGCGATCGGTGCGACGGCCATGGCGAAAGCCGCGGGTCTCGACAAGATCCCGCAGGGCGGCGTGCTGTCGACGTTCCGCGTCTATCCGTGA
- a CDS encoding response regulator transcription factor — protein sequence MKILLVDDHVLVRQGVRRLLSAIPSADIYEAATSYESLTVFRQQSPDVVVLDISLAGSSGLELLKRFLIENPNAKVLMLSMHAEAIYAARAVQAGARGYISKGASAEELVTAVLRVAEGKRYVEREIATDLAMKQFSGDGDLLERLTMREIEILRLLGEGKSLSAIASTLGVAYKTVANACSLMKSKLAVERTADLIRMALEMRKN from the coding sequence ATGAAGATCTTATTGGTTGATGACCACGTTCTTGTACGCCAAGGGGTTCGGCGCCTCCTTTCTGCGATACCGAGCGCGGACATTTATGAAGCTGCAACGAGCTACGAATCCCTCACGGTATTTCGACAGCAGAGCCCCGATGTCGTTGTACTTGATATTAGTCTCGCGGGTTCCAGCGGTCTCGAGTTGCTCAAGCGATTTCTTATCGAGAACCCTAATGCGAAGGTGCTGATGCTCAGCATGCATGCCGAGGCGATCTACGCCGCGCGCGCTGTGCAGGCAGGCGCACGAGGCTATATCTCGAAAGGTGCGTCGGCCGAGGAGTTGGTCACCGCCGTACTGCGCGTCGCGGAAGGCAAACGCTACGTCGAGCGGGAAATCGCAACGGATCTTGCCATGAAGCAATTCTCCGGAGACGGCGATCTTCTTGAGCGCCTGACGATGCGCGAGATAGAAATCTTGCGTCTTCTTGGCGAAGGCAAAAGCCTCTCCGCAATCGCGTCGACACTCGGCGTCGCCTATAAAACGGTGGCTAACGCGTGCAGTTTGATGAAAAGCAAACTCGCTGTGGAACGCACCGCTGACCTCATCCGAATGGCGCTCGAAATGCGAAAGAATTAG